Proteins from one Clostridium cellulovorans 743B genomic window:
- the remB gene encoding extracellular matrix regulator RemB: MFLHLGENVVVPVRDVIGIFDIDTTMYGADTVQFLRLAEEDGFIEKITNDKPKSFIVAEVNKKSKIFLSPISSATLCKRTQSIYEEY; the protein is encoded by the coding sequence GTGTTTTTACATTTAGGAGAAAATGTAGTGGTTCCTGTTAGAGATGTTATAGGCATTTTTGATATAGATACGACAATGTATGGTGCAGATACTGTTCAATTTTTAAGGCTAGCAGAGGAAGATGGCTTTATAGAAAAAATAACAAATGATAAACCAAAGTCATTTATTGTGGCAGAGGTGAATAAAAAGTCTAAGATATTTTTATCACCTATCTCTTCAGCTACATTGTGTAAGAGAACACAATCTATATACGAGGAATACTAA
- the recF gene encoding DNA replication/repair protein RecF (All proteins in this family for which functions are known are DNA-binding proteins that assist the filamentation of RecA onto DNA for the initiation of recombination or recombinational repair.), with protein sequence MFIENLKLRNFRNYKELNIDLYSGVNVFTGDNAQGKTNVLEAIYYCSLGKSHRTNKDKELILWDALSGQLEVTVNKTRLNKKIKIDILKEGKKAISINSIKLKKISELIGICNVVMFSPEDLKIVKDSPSYRRKFLDIELCKLNSKYYFNLVQYNKVLNERNVVLKSNNGNNLDIIEVYDMQLAKFGSHIVKDRVDYINKLNRYGQEIHKDITVSKEKISFSYITDAKNLNGIEVELINLLKKNRQRDFIKKSTTVGPHRDDFSIEINDIDTRSYGSQGQQRTSILTIKFASLKIIKELIGEYPILLLDDVLSELDTNRQKYILNSIKDVQTVITCTGMNEINNYLNDDYKLFIVNEGCIEEKI encoded by the coding sequence ATGTTTATCGAAAATCTAAAATTAAGAAATTTTAGAAATTATAAAGAACTTAATATAGACTTATATAGTGGTGTAAATGTATTTACTGGTGATAATGCTCAAGGAAAAACAAATGTCTTAGAGGCTATTTATTATTGCAGTCTAGGTAAATCACATAGAACAAACAAAGACAAAGAATTAATATTATGGGATGCTTTAAGTGGTCAACTTGAAGTAACAGTAAATAAGACTAGGTTAAACAAAAAAATAAAAATTGATATTTTAAAAGAAGGTAAAAAAGCAATATCAATTAATTCAATAAAGTTAAAAAAAATATCTGAGCTTATTGGAATTTGTAACGTAGTTATGTTTTCACCAGAAGATTTGAAAATTGTAAAAGACTCACCATCTTATCGTCGTAAGTTTTTGGATATAGAACTTTGTAAGTTAAACTCTAAGTATTATTTTAATCTTGTTCAATATAATAAAGTTTTAAACGAACGAAATGTTGTATTAAAGAGTAATAATGGCAATAATCTTGATATAATCGAAGTATATGATATGCAACTGGCTAAATTTGGTTCACATATCGTAAAGGATAGAGTTGATTATATAAATAAATTAAATAGATATGGACAGGAAATTCATAAAGACATAACCGTTTCAAAAGAAAAAATTTCTTTTAGCTATATCACTGATGCAAAAAACTTAAATGGTATTGAAGTGGAACTAATTAACCTACTAAAGAAAAATCGTCAAAGAGACTTTATTAAAAAAAGTACTACTGTTGGACCTCATAGGGACGATTTCTCTATCGAGATAAATGATATCGACACTAGGAGTTATGGATCACAAGGACAGCAAAGAACTTCGATCCTGACTATTAAATTTGCCTCTCTTAAGATAATTAAAGAACTTATAGGAGAATATCCTATACTCTTATTAGATGACGTACTCTCTGAGTTAGATACAAATAGACAAAAGTATATTTTGAATTCCATAAAGGATGTTCAAACCGTAATTACATGTACTGGTATGAATGAGATAAATAATTATCTAAATGATGATTATAAACTTTTTATTGTTAATGAAGGATGCATTGAGGAGAAAATTTGA
- the dnaN gene encoding DNA polymerase III subunit beta — translation MNFTCDKTNLQEAISIAQKAVTGKSTMPILQGLLLNARGNKLTINSSDIDLGIETKCNANIKEEGSIVVDSKLFGDIIRKLPNSEIQIKSISEGTIEITCQRSRFTLVHMKADEFPQLPYIDEDEIISIPQKLIKNMIRSTIFAIAIDETRPILTGILFEIKNRTLNLVALDGFRLALKKETIDTEQEFSAVIPGKTLHEVVKILEDEGDVDITFTTNHILFNLGETKVVSRLLEGEFIKYQAIIPEEHELSISVNRASLLNSIERASLVSKDASSNLIKFNISEDNIVITSNSQLGDVREEVSIKLLKGNELQIAFNSKYLIDALKIMEEETITLQFTSAVSPCIIKNIENDNVIYLVLPVRISNS, via the coding sequence ATGAACTTTACATGTGATAAAACTAATTTGCAAGAAGCTATCTCTATTGCTCAGAAAGCAGTAACTGGTAAGTCTACAATGCCTATTTTACAAGGATTACTTTTAAATGCTAGAGGAAATAAACTAACAATAAATAGTTCAGATATAGATCTTGGTATTGAAACTAAGTGTAATGCTAACATCAAGGAAGAAGGATCTATTGTAGTAGATTCGAAGCTTTTCGGAGATATCATAAGAAAATTACCTAATTCAGAAATACAAATTAAATCAATAAGTGAAGGAACTATAGAAATTACTTGCCAAAGGTCAAGATTTACTCTTGTTCACATGAAAGCAGATGAATTTCCACAACTTCCATACATAGATGAAGATGAAATCATCTCAATTCCTCAAAAACTTATTAAAAACATGATAAGATCTACGATATTTGCAATTGCAATAGATGAAACTAGACCGATATTAACAGGAATATTGTTTGAAATAAAAAATAGAACGTTAAACTTAGTTGCTTTAGATGGCTTTAGACTTGCGCTTAAAAAAGAGACAATTGATACCGAACAAGAATTTAGTGCAGTAATTCCAGGAAAAACTCTTCATGAAGTAGTTAAAATACTTGAAGATGAAGGGGATGTTGATATAACATTTACCACTAACCACATTTTATTTAATTTAGGAGAAACAAAAGTAGTTTCAAGACTTTTAGAAGGTGAATTCATAAAATACCAAGCAATAATTCCAGAGGAACATGAACTTAGTATTTCTGTAAACAGAGCATCTTTGTTAAATTCAATAGAAAGAGCTTCACTAGTTTCAAAAGATGCTAGCAGTAATTTGATCAAATTCAATATTAGCGAAGATAATATTGTTATTACTTCTAATTCTCAATTAGGTGATGTTAGAGAAGAGGTATCTATAAAGCTACTAAAAGGTAATGAGCTACAAATCGCTTTTAATTCAAAATATTTAATCGATGCTTTAAAAATTATGGAAGAAGAAACAATAACACTTCAATTCACTTCAGCAGTAAGTCCTTGTATAATTAAAAATATTGAAAATGATAATGTTATATACTTAGTTCTTCCTGTTAGAATATCAAACTCATAG
- the gyrB gene encoding DNA topoisomerase (ATP-hydrolyzing) subunit B encodes MTDKKQSYDASQIQVLEGLEAVRKRPGMYIGSTSSRGLHHLVYEIVDNSIDEALAGFCKNIDVIIHEDNSISVKDDGRGMPVGMHAKMNRPAVEVIMTILHAGGKFGGGGYKVSGGLHGVGASVVNALSETCIVTVSIDGKIHRQEFHRGNVATELEVIGETEEHGTEVFFTPDHEIFETLEFDYDTLVQRLRELAFLNKGINISIEDRRNDKSDSFHYDGGIKSFVSYLNRNKEALFPEPIYIEGIQNDILVEIALQYNDTYQENIFSFANNIDTAEGGTHLAGFKNAMTRVINDYARKFGFLKENDKNLSGEDVREGLTAIISVKIPEPEFEGQTKTKLGNSEVRGIVDSILGGSVSTFLEENPSVGKIIVDKALTASRAREAAKKARELTRRKSILESTSLPGKLADCSSKDPSECEIYIVEGDSAGGSAKQGRNRRFQAILPLRGKIMNVEKQRLDKILGSDTIRSMITAFGAGIGKDFDLDKLRYHRIIIMTDADVDGAHIRTLLLTFFYRYMRDMIEKGHVYIAQPPLYKVSRNKKEWYAYNDDELKDILKDIGGKDNSTVIQRYKGLGEMDAQQLWDTTMDPEHRLLLKVDMGEAMMADEIFTILMGEKVEPRREFIQENAKNVVNLDV; translated from the coding sequence ATGACAGATAAAAAACAAAGCTATGATGCAAGTCAGATACAAGTACTTGAAGGTTTAGAAGCAGTTAGAAAAAGGCCAGGAATGTATATTGGAAGTACTAGTTCTAGAGGACTTCATCATCTAGTTTATGAAATAGTTGATAATAGTATAGATGAGGCTTTAGCAGGTTTTTGTAAAAATATTGATGTTATTATTCATGAAGATAATTCTATATCAGTAAAAGATGATGGCAGGGGTATGCCTGTAGGTATGCATGCTAAGATGAATAGACCAGCAGTAGAAGTTATTATGACTATTCTTCATGCTGGAGGAAAATTTGGTGGTGGTGGTTATAAGGTTTCTGGAGGATTACATGGTGTTGGAGCATCTGTAGTAAATGCATTATCTGAAACTTGTATTGTAACTGTAAGCATAGATGGAAAAATTCATAGGCAAGAATTTCATAGAGGAAATGTTGCAACTGAATTAGAGGTAATAGGTGAAACCGAGGAACATGGAACTGAAGTTTTCTTTACACCTGACCATGAAATATTTGAAACACTTGAATTTGATTATGACACTTTAGTTCAAAGATTAAGAGAATTAGCATTCCTTAACAAAGGAATTAATATATCCATAGAAGACAGAAGAAATGATAAGTCTGATAGTTTTCATTATGATGGTGGTATAAAATCATTTGTAAGTTACTTGAATCGAAACAAAGAAGCATTGTTTCCTGAACCAATCTACATTGAGGGAATTCAAAATGATATACTAGTTGAGATTGCACTTCAATACAATGATACATATCAAGAAAATATCTTTTCTTTTGCAAATAACATAGACACAGCAGAAGGTGGAACTCATTTAGCAGGTTTCAAGAATGCAATGACTAGAGTTATAAATGATTATGCAAGAAAGTTTGGTTTTTTAAAGGAAAATGATAAAAATTTATCAGGAGAAGACGTGAGAGAAGGTCTTACAGCAATCATCTCTGTAAAAATTCCTGAACCAGAATTCGAAGGACAGACTAAAACAAAGTTAGGAAATTCAGAAGTAAGAGGAATTGTTGATAGTATACTTGGCGGAAGTGTTAGTACATTCTTAGAGGAGAATCCTTCTGTTGGAAAGATAATAGTGGATAAAGCATTAACTGCTTCAAGGGCTAGAGAAGCTGCTAAAAAGGCTAGAGAGTTGACTAGAAGAAAGTCTATACTAGAAAGTACATCACTTCCAGGAAAGCTCGCTGACTGTTCATCAAAGGATCCTTCAGAGTGTGAAATCTATATAGTTGAGGGAGATTCGGCAGGAGGCTCTGCAAAGCAAGGAAGAAACAGACGTTTCCAAGCAATCTTACCACTTAGAGGTAAGATTATGAATGTTGAAAAACAAAGGTTAGATAAAATTCTAGGATCAGATACAATAAGATCTATGATAACAGCTTTTGGAGCTGGTATAGGAAAAGATTTTGACCTAGATAAACTTAGGTATCATAGGATAATAATAATGACTGATGCCGATGTTGATGGAGCTCATATAAGAACTTTATTACTAACATTTTTCTATAGATACATGCGAGATATGATTGAGAAGGGGCACGTGTATATAGCTCAACCACCGCTATATAAGGTATCTAGAAATAAAAAAGAATGGTATGCATATAACGACGATGAGCTAAAAGATATCTTGAAGGATATAGGTGGTAAAGATAATAGCACTGTAATTCAAAGATATAAAGGACTTGGAGAAATGGATGCTCAACAACTTTGGGATACAACGATGGATCCTGAACATAGACTTTTATTAAAAGTGGATATGGGTGAAGCTATGATGGCAGATGAAATATTCACAATACTGATGGGTGAAAAAGTTGAGCCAAGAAGAGAATTTATTCAAGAAAACGCAAAGAATGTAGTGAATCTTGACGTATAG
- the dnaA gene encoding chromosomal replication initiator protein DnaA, translating to MNVHLSDIWDKTLTIIKGELTEVSFNTWIKSITPEYIDDTTITFGVPNDFTRGILESRYKDLVINAINMVTSKKYNVEFKIISEDVITSDDSEPKIQKQHIIATVSPDEMNSVLNPKYTFNSFVIGNSNRFAHAACLAVAESPAKAYNPLFIYGGVGLGKTHLMHAIGHYILKNNSKAKVAYVSSEKFTNELINSIKDDKNEEFRNKYRNVDLLLIDDIQFIAGKERTQEEFFHTFNALYDANKQIILSSDRPPKEIPTLEDRLRSRFEWGLIADIQPPDFETRIAILKKKADVEKLNVPNEVLTYIATTIKSNIRELEGALIRIVAFSSLTNKEISVDLAQEALKDIISNRATKQITIELIQEIVASYYNLKIEDFKSARRTKNIAYPRQIAMFLCRKLTDNSLPKIGEEFGGRDHTTVIHAYEKINEAYKSDESLKNIIEILTKRINQN from the coding sequence AACCTTAACTATTATAAAAGGTGAACTTACAGAAGTAAGCTTTAATACTTGGATTAAGAGTATAACACCTGAATATATAGATGATACCACTATAACTTTTGGAGTCCCAAATGACTTTACAAGAGGTATATTAGAATCTAGATACAAAGACCTTGTTATAAATGCAATAAACATGGTCACATCTAAGAAATATAATGTAGAGTTCAAAATAATAAGTGAGGATGTTATAACATCAGATGATTCCGAACCTAAAATTCAAAAACAACATATTATAGCAACTGTATCTCCCGATGAAATGAACTCGGTTCTTAATCCTAAGTACACATTCAATTCCTTTGTTATAGGTAATAGCAATCGTTTTGCCCATGCAGCATGTCTAGCAGTAGCTGAATCACCAGCTAAGGCTTATAATCCTTTATTTATCTATGGAGGAGTAGGTCTTGGAAAAACTCACTTAATGCATGCAATAGGTCATTACATTTTAAAAAATAATTCCAAAGCTAAAGTAGCTTATGTCTCATCAGAAAAGTTTACAAATGAACTTATTAACTCTATTAAAGATGATAAAAATGAGGAATTTAGAAATAAATATAGAAACGTAGATCTTCTACTTATAGATGATATTCAATTCATCGCAGGAAAAGAAAGAACTCAGGAAGAATTCTTCCATACATTTAATGCACTATATGATGCAAATAAACAAATTATTCTATCAAGTGATAGGCCGCCAAAGGAAATTCCTACACTTGAAGATAGGCTTAGGTCTCGTTTTGAATGGGGATTAATAGCAGATATTCAGCCTCCAGATTTTGAAACAAGAATAGCAATATTAAAGAAAAAAGCAGATGTAGAAAAACTCAATGTCCCTAATGAAGTTTTAACCTATATAGCTACAACCATAAAGTCTAATATAAGAGAACTTGAAGGTGCTTTAATAAGAATAGTTGCTTTTTCATCATTAACCAATAAAGAAATAAGTGTAGATTTAGCTCAGGAAGCACTAAAAGACATAATATCTAATAGGGCAACTAAACAAATCACAATAGAATTAATTCAAGAAATTGTTGCATCTTATTACAACCTAAAAATTGAAGACTTTAAATCAGCTAGAAGAACTAAAAATATAGCATATCCAAGACAGATAGCTATGTTTTTATGTAGGAAGCTTACCGATAACTCACTCCCAAAAATAGGTGAAGAATTTGGGGGACGTGACCATACTACTGTCATACATGCTTACGAAAAAATAAATGAAGCTTATAAAAGCGATGAAAGTCTTAAAAATATTATAGAAATCCTGACAAAAAGGATTAATCAAAATTAA
- a CDS encoding transcription repressor NadR yields the protein MSPDERRKFILNKLIDDKEVLKGQVLAEFLKVTRQIIVKDIAILKAEGHNIISTPKGYMIQQENKDLKKVIAVFHDEKDIETELSIIVKYGGIIEDIRVEHAVYGEITAMLMIKTIYEVQSFIQKLKDSKPLSALTGGVHLHLIRYKDEEMLQNILRELKEKNLLLE from the coding sequence ATGTCACCAGATGAGAGAAGAAAATTTATTCTTAATAAGTTAATAGATGATAAAGAAGTTTTGAAAGGACAGGTATTAGCAGAGTTTCTTAAGGTTACTAGACAAATAATTGTTAAAGACATAGCTATTTTAAAAGCAGAAGGACATAATATAATTTCAACTCCAAAAGGTTATATGATACAACAAGAGAATAAAGATTTGAAAAAGGTAATAGCTGTTTTTCATGATGAAAAAGATATTGAAACAGAACTAAGCATCATTGTAAAATATGGTGGTATAATCGAGGATATTAGAGTTGAACATGCTGTTTATGGTGAAATAACAGCTATGCTTATGATAAAAACTATTTATGAAGTACAAAGTTTTATACAAAAATTGAAAGATTCAAAGCCTCTTTCAGCGTTGACTGGAGGCGTGCATTTGCATTTAATTCGATATAAAGATGAAGAAATGCTTCAAAATATCCTTAGAGAATTAAAAGAAAAAAATCTATTATTAGAATAA
- the gyrA gene encoding DNA gyrase subunit A has protein sequence MNNNEGKTLPVDISNEMKKCYIDYAMSVIVGRALPDVRDGLKPVHRRILYSMYELGITPDKPHRKCARIVGDVLGKYHPHGDSSVYDALVRLAQDFSMRYTLVDGHGNFGSVDGDGAAAMRYTEARMDKMANEMVRDINKNTVDFIPNYDGDEQEPTVIPSRFPNLLVNGSSGIAVGMATNIPPHNLTEVIDGVNLLIENPEATVLDLMTKIKGPDFPTAGIIMGKSGIREAYETGRGKVVVRANATIEEDGGRHKIIVTEIPYQVNKAKLIENIADLVKDKKIVGISDLRDESDRDGMRIVIELKRDANPNVILNQLYKHTKLQDSFGIIMLALVDNQPKVLNLKEVLVHYLNFQKEVITRRTQFELEKAEARAHILEGLKIALDNIDEVISIIRSSKSTNEAKERLQERFALSEKQSTAIVEMRLRSLTGLERQKIEDELSELMALINKLKEILANEALILNIIRDELNEIKGRFGDERRTAIEASQNDINIEDLIQEHKVVVTLTRAGYIKRIAESTYSAQKRGGKGIQAATTKEDDIVENIFVTSTHDHILFFSNFGRVYTLKGYEIPEAGRTAKGTNVINLLLLRPEEKIQAVITLSEFEKSQYLVFGTKKGIIKKTTLEDFSNIRKNGLNAVGLREDDELISVRLSSGEDQIIMVTQNGYSIRFKEEDVRPMGRTATGVKGISLRDEDNVVSMEIVDESMDILVVSENGYGKRTPIGEYKCQNRGGMGIITYKVSEKTGKVVAATMVNDEHEIMIINSADIVIRINSKEISTTGRSAMGVTLMRNNDETKVLAIAKVISDDEEIEDLQEHNEIQSLEQEAEVQEDTNNSEE, from the coding sequence ATGAACAACAATGAAGGTAAAACATTACCTGTTGATATTAGTAATGAAATGAAAAAATGCTATATAGATTATGCAATGAGTGTTATCGTTGGTCGTGCACTTCCAGATGTAAGGGATGGTTTAAAGCCTGTTCATAGAAGAATACTTTATTCGATGTATGAACTAGGCATAACACCTGATAAGCCACATAGAAAGTGTGCAAGAATAGTCGGAGATGTACTAGGTAAATATCACCCACATGGTGATTCATCAGTTTATGATGCATTAGTTAGATTAGCTCAAGATTTCTCAATGAGATATACTCTTGTAGATGGCCATGGAAATTTTGGTTCTGTCGATGGTGATGGTGCAGCTGCCATGAGATATACAGAAGCAAGAATGGATAAGATGGCTAATGAAATGGTCAGAGATATAAACAAGAACACTGTAGATTTTATTCCTAACTATGATGGAGATGAACAAGAACCAACGGTAATACCTTCAAGGTTTCCTAACCTTTTGGTAAATGGTTCATCTGGAATCGCTGTTGGTATGGCTACTAATATACCTCCGCATAACTTGACAGAAGTTATCGATGGTGTAAATTTATTAATTGAAAATCCTGAAGCTACAGTACTGGATCTTATGACTAAAATTAAAGGACCAGACTTTCCTACAGCAGGAATAATTATGGGTAAGTCTGGAATAAGAGAAGCTTATGAGACTGGAAGAGGTAAAGTTGTAGTTAGAGCAAATGCAACCATTGAAGAAGATGGTGGAAGACATAAAATTATAGTTACAGAAATACCTTATCAAGTAAATAAAGCTAAGTTGATAGAAAACATAGCAGACCTTGTAAAGGATAAAAAGATTGTTGGAATTTCAGACCTTCGTGATGAATCAGACAGAGATGGTATGAGAATAGTAATAGAACTTAAAAGAGATGCAAATCCAAATGTAATATTAAATCAATTATATAAGCATACAAAACTTCAAGATAGTTTTGGTATTATAATGCTTGCCTTAGTTGACAACCAACCAAAAGTTCTAAATTTAAAGGAGGTTCTAGTTCATTATCTTAACTTCCAAAAAGAAGTTATAACAAGAAGAACTCAGTTTGAATTAGAAAAAGCAGAAGCTAGAGCTCATATTTTAGAAGGCTTAAAAATAGCATTAGATAATATCGATGAGGTTATAAGTATAATACGAAGTTCAAAATCAACTAATGAAGCCAAGGAAAGACTTCAAGAAAGATTCGCCTTATCTGAAAAACAATCAACTGCTATAGTTGAAATGAGGTTAAGAAGTTTAACTGGTTTAGAAAGACAAAAGATAGAAGATGAATTAAGTGAACTTATGGCCTTAATTAACAAGTTAAAAGAGATTCTGGCAAATGAAGCTTTAATTCTAAACATCATAAGGGATGAACTTAATGAAATTAAGGGAAGATTCGGTGATGAAAGAAGAACTGCTATAGAAGCGTCACAAAATGATATTAATATAGAGGACCTTATACAAGAGCATAAGGTTGTTGTGACATTAACGCGTGCTGGATATATAAAGAGAATAGCAGAAAGTACTTATTCAGCACAAAAAAGAGGTGGGAAGGGGATCCAAGCTGCTACCACCAAGGAAGATGATATAGTAGAAAATATATTTGTTACATCGACACATGATCATATATTATTCTTCTCTAATTTTGGAAGAGTATACACATTAAAAGGTTATGAGATTCCAGAAGCAGGTAGAACTGCTAAAGGAACTAATGTAATAAATTTATTATTGCTAAGACCAGAAGAAAAAATTCAAGCTGTTATAACTTTAAGTGAGTTTGAGAAATCTCAATACTTAGTATTTGGAACTAAGAAGGGTATCATTAAGAAAACAACATTAGAGGATTTCAGTAATATTAGAAAGAATGGTCTTAATGCAGTAGGACTAAGAGAAGATGATGAGTTGATTTCTGTTAGGCTATCTAGTGGGGAAGATCAGATTATAATGGTTACTCAAAATGGATATTCTATTAGATTCAAAGAAGAAGATGTAAGACCAATGGGAAGAACAGCTACAGGTGTAAAAGGTATATCACTTCGTGATGAAGATAATGTTGTAAGTATGGAAATTGTAGATGAATCTATGGATATATTGGTTGTAAGTGAAAATGGCTATGGAAAAAGAACTCCTATAGGAGAGTATAAGTGCCAAAATAGGGGTGGAATGGGCATAATAACTTACAAGGTATCAGAGAAGACTGGAAAAGTTGTAGCAGCTACTATGGTTAATGATGAGCATGAAATCATGATTATAAATAGTGCTGATATAGTTATTAGGATTAATTCAAAAGAAATATCTACAACAGGCAGAAGTGCAATGGGAGTTACCTTAATGAGAAATAACGATGAAACAAAGGTTCTTGCCATAGCAAAAGTTATTAGTGATGATGAAGAAATAGAAGATTTACAAGAGCATAATGAGATTCAATCGTTAGAACAAGAAGCTGAAGTGCAAGAAGATACTAATAATAGTGAAGAGTAA
- the yaaA gene encoding S4 domain-containing protein YaaA: MSEIVIETEFIKLDSFMKLAAIVSSGSEAKMIIKSQEVTVNGEIEERRGKKLYKGDVVEFNGESYKVV, encoded by the coding sequence ATGAGCGAAATAGTCATAGAAACAGAATTTATTAAATTGGATTCATTTATGAAACTTGCTGCAATAGTTAGTTCTGGATCAGAGGCAAAAATGATAATAAAAAGCCAAGAAGTAACTGTTAATGGAGAAATAGAAGAACGAAGAGGAAAAAAACTTTATAAAGGTGATGTTGTTGAATTTAATGGCGAATCTTATAAAGTTGTTTAA
- a CDS encoding HD domain-containing protein has translation MGIKRVRQFVIQLTDTMREEDYIYVNKYLTSKETIIFRKLSKNDQKHCVRVAKGLENIIIEKCGDNYNKAEIIKYIRLGLLHDIGKSFKKVNVINKSVLVMLNSLTKGKLIKFVNIKSIDCYYNHGEKGYEMLKDQCDDKEFLQVIRYHHNRNYNNVAVKLLRDIDDKN, from the coding sequence ATGGGTATTAAAAGAGTAAGACAATTTGTTATTCAACTTACAGATACAATGAGAGAAGAAGACTATATATATGTTAATAAATATCTTACATCTAAAGAGACTATTATTTTTAGAAAGCTTTCTAAAAATGATCAAAAGCATTGTGTAAGGGTTGCAAAAGGATTAGAGAATATAATTATTGAAAAGTGTGGAGATAATTATAATAAGGCGGAAATAATAAAATATATAAGACTTGGCTTATTACATGATATAGGAAAATCATTTAAAAAAGTAAATGTAATTAATAAGTCAGTTTTAGTTATGTTAAATAGTCTGACAAAAGGAAAATTAATAAAATTTGTTAATATTAAGAGTATAGATTGTTATTATAATCATGGTGAAAAAGGCTATGAAATGTTAAAGGATCAATGTGACGATAAAGAATTTTTGCAAGTAATAAGATACCATCATAACAGGAATTATAACAATGTTGCAGTAAAACTTTTAAGAGATATTGATGATAAAAACTAA